The Salvelinus fontinalis isolate EN_2023a chromosome 31, ASM2944872v1, whole genome shotgun sequence genome has a window encoding:
- the LOC129830353 gene encoding collagen alpha-1(II) chain-like isoform X2, which produces MFSFVDSRTVLLLVASQVVLISIVRCQEEDDQAVFGAKGQKGAPGEIADVVGPNGPAGPMGPSGEQGPRGEAGAKGDKGNVGPRGRDGEPGTPGNPGTPGPPGPNGTPGLGGNFAAQMAGGFDEKAGGAQMGVMQGPMGPMGPRGSPGPSGAPGPQGFQGNPGETGEPGPAGALGPQGPPGPSGKPGSDGEAGKPGKAGERGPAGPQGARGFPGTPGLPGIKGHRGHPGLDGSKGEGGAAGAKGEGGAPGENGAPGPMGPRGLPGERGRPGPSGSAGARGNDGLPGPAGPPGPVGPAGAPGFPGSPGSKGEAGPTGARGTEGAQGPRGEAGTPGSPGPAGASGNPGTDGIPGAKGSAGASGIAGAPGFPGPRGPPGPQGATGPLGPKGQSGDPGIPGFKGEAGPKGELGPIGPQGGPGPAGEEGKRGARGEPGAAGPLGPPGERGAPGNRGFPGQDGLAGAKGAPGDRGVPGVGGPKGGTGDPGRAGEPGLPGARGLTGRPGDAGPQGKVGPGGAAGEDGRPGPPGPQGARGQPGVMGFPGPKGANGEPGKAGEKGLVGRQGLIGLSGKDGETGAAGPNGPAGPAGERGEQGAAGPSGFQGLPGPAGSPGEGGKPGDAGVPGEAGAAGATGPRGERGFPGERGGAGSQGLQGPRGLPGTPGTDGPKGAIGPTGGAGSQGPPGLQGMPGERGAGGILGAKGDRGDNGEKGPEGAPGKDGSRGLSGPIGPPGPAGPNGVKGEGGPSGPTGAAGARGAPGDRGEGGPPGPAGFAGPPGADGQPGAKGEFGEAGQKGDGGAPGPQGPSGAPGPVGPTGVSGSKGTRGAQGAAGATGFPGAAGRVGSPGPNGNPGAAGPAGPAGKDGPKGVRGDAGTPGRQGDAGLRGVAGAPGEKGDAGEDGPPGPDGPSGPHGLAGSRGIVGLPGQRGERGFPGLPGPSGEPGKQGATGAGGDRGPPGPVGPPGLSGPAGEPGREGNAGSDGPPGRDGSTGVKGERGNTGPAGAPGAPGAPGAPGPVGPLGKQGDRGEGGAQGPAGPAGPAGARGMAGPQGPRGDKGEAGETGERGQKGHRGFTGLQGLPGPPGSAGDQGAAGPAGPSGAKGPPGPVGPTGKDGSNGTPGPLGPSGPRGRSGETGPAGPPGNPGPPGPPGSPGPGIDMSAFAGLSQPEKSPDPMRYMRADEASSSLRQHDVEVDSTLKSLNYQIENLRSPDGSQKNPARTCRDIKLSHPEWKSGDYWVDPNLGSTADAIKVFCNMETGETCVYPSIAKVPHKNWWTSKSKDRKHVWFGETMNGGFHFSYAEDGTNAASIQLTFLRLLSTEASQNLTYHCKDSVAYMDASTGNLKKALLLQGSNDVEIRAEGNSRFTYSVVEDGCKKHTGQWGKTVFEYKTQKTSRLPIVDIAPMDIGGADQEFGVDVGAVCFL; this is translated from the exons GGCCCTATGGGTCCCCGTGGTTCACCTGGCCCTTCTGGAGCCCCT GGCCCACAAGGTTTCCAAGGTAACCCCGGAGAGACTGGAGAGCCAGGCCCTGCT GGTGCACTGGGACCCCAAGGACCCCCTGGACCTTCTGGCAAACCAGGAAGTGAT GGTGAGGCTGGCAAACCTGGAAAGGCTGGTGAACGTGGACCTGCAGGACCTCAG GGAGCTCGTGGATTCCCCGGAACTCCTGGTCTTCCCGGAATCAAAGGACACAGA GGTCATCCTGGTCTTGATGGATCTAAGGGAGAGGGTGGTGCTGCTGGAGCCAAG GGTGAGGGTGGCGCTCCCGGAGAGAATGGCGCCCCTGGACCAATG GGACCACGTGGTCTGCCTGGCGAGAGAGGCCGTCCCGGACCTTCTGGCTCTGCT GGTGCCCGTGGTAATGATGGCTTGCCTGGCCCTGCTGGTCCTCCT GGGCCTGTCGGACCTGCTGGAGCACCTGGTTTCCCTGGATCTCCTGGTTCCAAG GGAGAAGCTGGCCCCACCGGTGCCCGTGGAACTGAAGGCGCACAGGGACCCCGCGGAGAGGCTGGCACACCCGGATCTCCCGGTCCCGCTGGCGCCTCT GGCAACCCTGGTACTGATGGTATCCCCGGAGCTAAAGGATCTGCT GGCGCTTCTGGTATTGCTGGTGCTCCTGGTTTCCCAGGACCCCGTGGCCCCCCCGGACCTCAGGGAGCAACAGGACCTCTTGGGCCCAAGGGCCAGTCG GGAGACCCCGGTATTCCTGGTTTCAAAGGAGAGGCTGGACCCAAGGGAGAGCTT GGCCCTATTGGTCCCCAAGGCGGCCCTGGCCCCGCTGGCGAGGAGGGCAAAAGAGGAGCAAGAGGAGAGCCGGGTGCTGCTGGACCACTGGGACCTCCTGGCGAGAGA GGAGCTCCCGGTAACCGTGGTTTCCCGGGTCAGGATGGTCTTGCTGGTGCTAAG GGAGCCCCTGGTGACCGTGGTGTTCCCGGCGTGGGTGGGCCTAAGGGAGGCACTGGTGACCCCGGCCGCGCAGGAGAGCCTGGTCTTCCCGGAGCCAGA GGTCTCACTGGTCGCCCTGGAGATGCTGGTCCTCAAGGCAAAGTTGGTCCTGGT GGTGCTGCTGGGGAGGACGGTCGCCCCGGCCCACCTGGTCCTCAGGGAGCACGTGGCCAGCCTGGTGTGATGGGATTCCCCGGACCAAAGGGAGCCAAT GGTGAGCCTGGCAAGGCAGGAGAGAAGGGTCTCGTGGGTCGTCAAGGTCTGATA GGTCTGTCTGGTAAAGATGGTGAGACTGGCGCTGCTGGACCCAACGGCCCTGCT GGAcctgctggagagagaggagagcagggagctGCTGGGCCATCTGGCTTCCAG GGTCTGCCTGGACCTGCTGGCTCCCCGGGAGAGGGAGGCAAGCCTGGTGATGCG ggTGTTCCTGGAGAGGCTGGTGCTGCTGGCGCTACGGGACCCAGA GGCGAGCGTGGTTTCCCTGGTGAGAGGGGCGGTGCAGGATCTCAGGGTCTGCAGGGACCTCGTGGACTTCCCGGAACTCCCGGAACCGATGGACCCAAG GGAGCCATTGGGCCAACTGGTGGTGCTGGATCTCAGGGACCCCCCGGCCTGCAGGGTAtgccaggagagagaggagctggtgGTATCCTCGGAGCCAAAGGTGACAGA GGTGACAACGGCGAGAAAGGACCTGAGGGCGCTCCTGGAAAGGACGGTTCCAGA GGCTTGTCTGGTCCCATTGGTCCTCCTGGCCCAGCTGGTCCCAACGGCGTGAAG gGTGAGGGCGGACCTTCTGGCCCAACTGGTGCTGCTGGTGCCCGTGGTGCTCCT GGTGACCGTGGTGAGGGTGGTCCTCCTGGGCCTGCTGGCTTCGCTGGGCCTCCT GGTGCAGATGGTCAGCCTGGAGCCAAGGGAGAGTTTGGCGAGGCTGGACAGAAGGGAGATGGTGGTGCCCCTGGACCTCAGGGACCCTCTGGGGCCCCTGGGCCTGTG GGTCCCACTGGCGTTTCTGGATCTAAAGGAACCCGCGGTGCCCAGGGTGCCGCT GGTGCTACTGGTTTCCCTGGTGCTGCTGGAAGAGTTGGTTCTCCCGGTCCCAAC gGTAACCCTGGTGCTGCTGGCCCCGCTGGTCCTGCTGGTAAAGACGGTCCTAAGGGAGTTCGCGGTGACGCTGGCACCCCAGGAAGACAGGGAGACGCTGGGCTGCGTGGAGTTGCTGGAGCCCCTGGCGAGAAGGGAGATGCTGGAGAAGATGGTCCCCCT GGTCCTGATGGTCCTTCAGGTCCCCACGGTCTGGCTGGGTCTCGTGGTATTGTTGGTCTGCCTGGGCAGCGTGGAGAGAGAGGCTTCCCTGGACTTCCTGGACCTTCT GGAGAGCCCGGTAAGCAGGGAGCTACTGGTGCTGGTGGTGACCGTGGACCACCTGGCCCTGTGGGACCCCCTGGACTGTCTGGACCCGCAGGAGAGCCCGGAAGAGAG GGCAACGCTGGATCTGATGGACCCCCAGGTAGAGATGGATCCACTGGGGTCAAG GGTGAGCGTGGTAACACTGGTCCTGCTGGTGCTCCTGGTGCCCCAGGCGCTCCCGGTGCCCCCGGCCCTGTCGGCCCCCTGGGCaagcagggagacagaggagaggga GGTGCTCAAGGACCTGCCGGACCCGCTGGACCAGCTGGCGCTAGAGGAATGGCC GGACCCCAAGGACCCCGTGGAGACAAGGGAGAGGCTggcgagacaggagagaggggacagaaggGACACCGCGGCTTCACTGGTCTGCAGGGTCTTCCCGGACCTCCC GGCTCCGCTGGAGACCAGGGAGCTGCTGGACCTGCCGGACCTAGTGGCGCTAAA ggaccccctgGCCCAGTCGGTCCCACTGGTAAGGATGGATCTAACGGTACCCCTGGACCCCTCGGACCCTCTGGGCCTCGTGGTCGTTCTGGAGAGACTGGTCCTGCT ggTCCCCCTGGTAACCCCGGACCCCCTGGTCCTCCTGGTTCTCCCGGCCCTGGCATCGACATGTCTGCCTTCGCTGGCCTGTCTCAGCCTGAGAAGTCTCCGGATCCCATGAGGTACATGAGGGCTGATGAGGCGTCCAGCTCCCTGAGGCAGCACGACGTGGAGGTGGACTCCACACTCAAGTCCCTCAACTACCAGATCGAGAACCTGCGCAGCCCCGACGGTAGCCAGAAAAACCCTGCCCGCACCTGCAGAGACATCAAACTGTCCCACCCCGAGTGGAAGAGCG GTGACTACTGGGTGGATCCTAACCTTGGCAGCACAGCTGACGCCATCAAGGTCTTCTGCAACATGGAGACTGGCGAGACCTGCGTGTACCCCAGCATAGCCAAAGTACCGCACAAGAACTGGTGGACAAGCAAGAGCAAGGACCGCAAACACGTCTGGTTCGGAGAGACCATGAATGGAGGATTCCAC TTCAGCTACGCTGAGGACGGTACCAACGCCGCCAGTATCCAGCTGACCTTCTTGAGGCTGCTGTCCACGGAAGCGTCTCAGAACCTCACCTACCACTGCAAGGACAGCGTGGCTTACATGGACGCGTCCACGGGCAACCTGAAGAAGGCTCTGCTGCTCCAGGGCTCCAACGACGTGGAGATCAGAGCTGAGGGCAACAGCCGCTTCACCTACAGTGTGGTGGAGGACGGCTGCAAG aaacacacaggcCAGTGGGGCAAGACTGTCTTCGAGTACAAAACACAGAAGACCTCCCGTCTGCCCATCGTGGACATTGCTCCCATGGACATCGGAGGAGCAGACCAGGAGTTCGGTGTGGACGTGGGCGCAGTCTGCTTCTTGTAA